TAATTTGCAGCAGCTGGGATTTACGCCAGCTATTTACAGTCCTTATTATCTGATGGTAACACCGGAACTGGTGAAGGAAGCACATGGAAAGAAAATAAAAGTTTTACCATGGACGGTGAATGAACCCGCGGATATGCAGAAAATGATGTCGATGGATGTGGATGGTATTATTACCGACTATCCTGACCGGCTGATAAAAATAACAGGGCGCTATCAATAATTAAACGATAAAGGGGCGGTAAAGCCCCTTTTTTTATTAGTGGTACGTGGCGCAGTCCAGCGCGTATTGGGTTCCCGTCGACATTGCTCCGTGGCCGGGCATTACCGGACTTAAATATCTGATTTTCATTAACAACGTTGTTTTTTAAACGGAAACGGGCTATAAAAGATAGAAAAATCGGGATAAGTTCTGCATAACTAAAGGATAGCTGGTATAAACATATATATTGTTAGTTTTATATATTTGTGCCAAATATTTCCTTGATGGCATTCCGCGGGTTTCTTCCTTACATCGGTGTTGTAGTGGGGTTTGGCATAATTTACTGGTTAACAATGATGATCCCGAACAACGTACTTTATCTGGGTTTCAAGAGTAGTCTGCTGGAGGCGGACCGGAAAGTCATATACCAGGAGCGGATCTTTACCTACGGGCTCAGTATCACCCTGCTGATGATCAATACTGCGGAGCTCTTGTCTTCCAGGGAGGACCGCTACTGGCTGCGGATCGCCAAATCACTCATGACGATAGTCTTCACATATACAGCAGGTGCGTTTATATTTTTGCTGATGGATACGCAGGAATATAATATGTACCTCTATGCGCGGGACATCCCGGCAGGCAGCTTCAGTTGCATCACCATCCTGATGACAGCTGTTTTACTGCTGGTGCTGCAGCTGCTGAGTTCCCGCCTGCGTGCCATGGCCGATGCTGCTTGTTTAGCGTCCTACTTCCCTTCCTGGCTTCGATTTGACAGATAATGCCCTCCTGGTAATGAATGTGCGGGATTAGCAGTACCTTTGCCGTTCATTTTTATCAGTATTATGACTTTTGACGATTTAAATCTGAGCAGACCTTTATTGAATGCATTGGGTGATCTGGGATATACAACACCTACGGTCATACAGCAAAAGGTATTCTCAGTAGTGATGTCCGGGCAGGACGTATGCGGCATTGCCCAGACTGGTACGGGAAAGACTTTCGCCTATCTGTTGCCTTGTCTGCGACAGTTTAAATTTACCAAAGAACGTTTTCCGCAGTTGCTCATCATCGTGCCTACCCGTGAGCTGGTAGTGCAGGTGGTAGATGCTATCAAACAACTGACTCCGTACATGAGTGTGGAGGTAGCTGGTTTCTATGGTGGTGTGAATATGAATCCGCAGATGGAGATCGCTGCCGGCAAACTGGATGTGGTGGTAGCCACCCCGGGCCGCCTGGTGGATATTGTACTCAGCGGTACACTGAAACTCAAGGCGATCAAGCGGATCGTAATCGATGAGATGGATGAAATGCTGAACCTGGGTTTTCGTCCGCAGGTAGAGCGTATCCTTGACCTGTTACCCGTAAGAAGACAGAACCTCCTTTTCTCAGCAACGATCACCGAGGAAGTGGAGAAACTGATGGAAACACACTTTAACCTCCCGGTTACGGTGGAAGCCGCACCGGCAGGTACACCACTGAAGAACATCAGCCAGACTGTGTACGAACTGCCAAACTTCCATACGAAGGTCAATCTGCTGGAATTGTTGCTGGCTAAAGACAGTACTATGAATAAGGTGCTGGTCTTTGTAGCAACGAAAGAAATGGCGAACGACCTGTATGAACAACTGGAAGCAAAGTTTCCGGAGCAGGCAAACGTTATCCACTCTAATAAAGCCCAGAATCACCGTTTCAACACAGTTAATAAATTCAAGGACGGTACTTACCGGTTCATTATTGCTACTGATATCATCGCCAGAGGTCTTGATATCTCAGATGTATCTCATGTGATCAGCTTTGATACGCCTGAGTCTCCGGAAAGCTACATGCACCGTATCGGTAGGACCGGTCGTGCCGATAAGCAGGGGCATTCTATCCTCTTTACCAAACTGCCATGGGAGCAGGAAAACAGGGAGAGGATAGAAGAACTGATGAATTATCAGATCCCGGTGATGCCGTTACCGGAAGAGCTGGAGATCTCTGATGTACTGACAGAAGATGAGAAGCCACAGGTGAAGATGAAGAACTTCCTTATTAAACTGCCAACCAGGGAAGAAGCCGGTCCTGCCTTCCACGAGAAACTGGCCAAGAATAAGAAGGTGAACGTGAGGGTGTCCCACGCCGACAAAATGAAAAAGAAATATGGTAAGCCCAAGACAAGAGGGGCGAAGCCGAAGAGAAAGAGAAAGTAAGTATCAGGGATTATAACAGGCTGACTATTTCCGTAAAAAGGATCTGTCTATAAATAACAAGCGTTGTTTCATTTAAATGGAACAACGCTTGTTATTTATGGAATGACATGTCGTATCTCTGATTCCCAATTCCTGATTAATTCGGCCATGTATGTTGATCCTGCTGCATTTTATTCATGATCGACTGATAACCAGCCTGTTCTTCCACTGGTGCCAGCATGACAGCTTTATCTATCCATTTTAATGCCTCCTCTTTATTGCCCAGTTTATATAACAGGTTGGCATACACACTCATGGTAAAGGAATTCCTTTCCATATCTACCGCTTTTTCCATCCATTTCAGGGCCTGGTTTAACAGGGCAACATCACTGGTGCCCTCAAATACTTTTCTGGCCATACCGGCTATTTTAGCGGGAGAGAAACTGCTGCCTCCATGAGAGAGGTAGTCAGTTAAGGTGTCCGCCAGTATTTTATAGTTACGGGTCTTTTTCACTTCCGCATCCATTTCCAGCAACGCCAGGAATTGCCTGCGGTGCGGGTCGGGTATGGAGCTGGTATCCGCATTTTTCAGTACCAGGCTGGGTAACAGTACCTTACTCCATTCCTGGGGGGTGAACGGGGCATGGATCTGGCGTAATATTTCCATGGGCACTTTGATGACTTCCCGGTCATAGGTGATCAGGCCATTTTCTTCTATTTCCACATCAAAAGGTTCTGTATAGATGGATCCCGACTGGCCATCCCTTTCGTATTGGTGCAGCTTTTTCACCATGGAAGCGTATTTATCGGTCATCTCGGAAGGGGTGATCTTGACATAGCCCCAGCCGGCAGCAGCATTCCACTGGTGCCCCCTGACAGGTACGCCTACGCCGCCCCATTCGCCCAGTACACGCGCTTTGCCCGGTACAGCAGGTGCAATGCCCGGACCAGGGTAGTCATGTATGTCAGCGAGATCACTGCCCGGCCATTTGTTGACAACCGTCGGCGCCCCCTCTTTATCATAGTTTTCACCGGTATGCCCGTTGATCAGCCGGGTTGGGTCTTTTTTATGGAACCAATCTGTCAGCCGGGGCTGATCATAACTATACCATCCCTCATTGAATAACACCCAGCAAATAATAGAGGGGTGATTATATAATTGTTTCACATTGGCCTCATTCTCTTTCTCGAAGGCAGTTTTTGCATCAGGTTCCAGACTGGCACAGGTGACCATATCCTGCCATACCAGCATACCCATTTTATCGGCATAGTAATACCATCTGTCAGGTTCTATTTTGATGTGTTTCCGGATGGTGTTAAATCCCATGCTTTTGATGGCCGCAATATCAAATCGTAATGCTTCATCGGTAGGGGCGGTGTAGAGGCCATCCGGCCAGAACCCCTGATCCAGTACGCCGAGATTATAGGTGTATTTGTTATTGAGAAAAATGCGTTCCTGACCGGCATTGTCCTTTTTGATCTGGATCTTCCGCATCCCGAAGTAGGAGGTGACCTCGTCTTTTACATGGTTGTTCTTGACCAGTTTGATGGACAGATCGTATAGATAGGGATTCTCCGGCGTCCAGAGGCGTGCATCAGGCAGTGGCAGTTTCAGGGTGCGGTTGGCAGGGCCTTTTATGGCGCCGCTCATCTTTCCCGCTGCACTGGCTTCAGCTTCTATGGTAAATTTAGTATCGCCGGAAGTGTGTACGGTGAGCGAGAGATAACCGCCATCTGTATCTGGTGTGATGACCAGGTCAGTGATGTAGGTAGCCGGGACTGTTTCCAGCCATACCGTTTGCCATATACCGGTAGTGGCCGTGTAGCGGATGCCCTTAGGTGCGAGTACCTGTTTGCCATGTGGATTTGGGCCCTGGTCTGTTGGGTCATATACATCGACCAGTAGTTCGTTATCGCCTTCCTGCAGCAGTGCGGTAATATCAAAAGAGAAGTGCTGATAACCGCCGGTATGCTGACCAGCCTCTTTTCCATTGACATATACCTTTGTTTGCCAGTCGACCGCTCCAAAGTGAAGCAGGACGTGTTCTCCCTCTTTGATATCGGGTCTGGCAAAGCTGCGTTTGTACCAGAGCCTCTGGGAGGGTAATACTGGTTTTTTGACGCCGGACAGGGCCGATTCTACCGCAAACGGCACCAGGATGTTACCGTCGAAAGTGGTTGGCGTAGTGGCTTCTTTGGCGGTGATGGCGTATTGCCAGAGGCCATTGAGATTGACCCATTGCTGACGGGCCATCTGTGGACGTGGATATTCGGGTAATACGTTTTCAGGGGTGACGTTTTTTGCCCAGCGGGTCTGTATGGCCACAGGCTGCATCTGCCAGGAAGACTGGCTGTAGCTGTCGGCAGCAAAGGCTGTACACAGTGCTGACAGCAGGAGGGTTTTTGCAGAAGGTTTCATTATAAAGTGCAGGTGGTTTAAGTCCGGCAATATAACTGTCCGTCCGGCAATGTCGCAGCAGCGGAGTTATTATACATCCGGTATGATCAATATTCCGTCGTTGCACTATAGGCGGAATAGTAACATGCGAGTTTAAAACTCACTGATATGTTCTCCGATATCGGTGATGGCCAGGTTATCAGGCAGGGCGGCTTCCAGTATACTGCTGGCAGCTGCACTGCGATAACCGCCCGCACAATGAACGGCGATTGGTTTGTCCAGTGGTATTTCCCGGAGGCGGAACCGTAATGCTGGTAACGGGATGTTGATGGCATGGCTGAAGATCTGCTTTTTTTCTACTTCTGGCGTATTACGTACATCGATGATAGTATAGTCCTGGAGGTGTTCGCGGAAATACTTGACGTCAAACGGGGTTTGCTTTTCGCTGCCGGCATGCATGACAAGCCCTGCTTTGATGAAAGGTTCATACCCTATAGCGGCTGTCCGGATCATCGCTTCCTGTAGGGTTTCAGGTGTAGCTGCCTGCAGGTAAAACATGTCACCGGGAGGAATGATGGCGCCCAGCCAGGTTTCAAATTTTCCATCCAGCATGATGTTAAACGAGCCGGGGAGATGACCGGCTTTAAAGAGGGCGGCATCTCTGGTGTCAATAGTGATTTCATCAGGAATAAAAGATGCGTCGGGGTAGATGATATTGATCGCAGCCAGGGTCTTTTCTAAGGCAGGTGCACCCAGGAGATTGAGTGCTACATCATATGGAAAATACTGGGGTATGAATGGCTGGTCGCTGAGCAGTGTTTCAATGAAGTCTTCTTCACTCATGGGCTGGAGGGACCAGTTGGATTGTTTTTCTTCCCCGATGGTGGACTGACTGGCATCGCGGAGGTCTTTACCGCATAGTGTACCGGCGCCATGAGCAGGATATACGATCACATTATCAACCAGGGGCAGCAGTTTATTCCGCAGGGAGTGGTACATCTTTACCGCCAGGTCTTTTTTTAGTGCCTGTTGGTTGCCATTGCCCTCCCGTAGGTCCGGACGGCCACAATCACCAATAAAAAGCGTGTCGCCGGTGAAGACTGCGAGGTCATTGCCCTTGTAGTTGAGTACGACAGAGATGCTGTCCGGAGAATGTCCGGGCGTATTGATCGCACGGAGCGTCATATCAGTGAGATCAATAGATTGTCCTTCGTCAAAGGGCAGGTGTTGATAGGCAGCAGCTGCATGTGCGGAGCAATAGATATCCGCACCGGTCGTTAGCCTTAATTCCAGGTGACTGCTGACAAAATCAGCATGCGGATGTGTTTCTATGATCGCCGTGATCTTCGCATAATTCGCCGCCGCAAAGTCGAGATAAGGCTGCGGGTTACGGGCTGGGTCAATCAGTATGACAACAGCTGCTTCAGCATGCAGTATGGCATAGGAATAATGAGAGAGCGGTTTATCTTCAAACTGTTTCACTTTCATGTAACTGGTTTTAAGTATCAACGAAGATGGTGGCCGTAGCAGGAACTCCCGGGGTCTTAGTACAAATATTGATCCGGGATGGAGGGCTTTCCAGTAATTGTACGATAAATAAGCATATTTTAGAAGCCACAACGACAACTCAATGAACACCATTATCACCACCATCTTTTTCCTCGCCGTTATTGCACGGTTCTGCAGTCTGGCTATTTCAGGTACCAATGAGCGTAAACTAAAGAAAATGGGCGCCATAGAGTATGGTAAAAAGAATTCTATGTTCCTTGTACTGGCACATACCCTGTACTACGTCGGCGCGGTGACAGAAGGGGCGCTTAGAGGCGCCTTTTTCTATGACACAGTCAGCTACACCGGTATGGCTATTTTTGTCATATCTATTATCATGCTGTACTATGTGATCTATTCGATCCGGCATGTATGGACGGTGAAACTGATCATTGCTCCGGTAGCACACCACAGGATCAACAAGTCGCCATTATTCCGCCTGGTCAAACATCCTAATTATTATCTGAACATAATCCCTGAGCTGATAGGGTATGCCCTTTTCTTTCATGCCTGGGTAACATTGATCGCTGGACTGCTGCTTTACCTGATCCCCCTGGTGAACAGGATAAAGGAAGAGGAGAAGATCATGAAATCATCGTTTACGGATTACTAAATTGAACAGGCTTTAAGTAACACTTAAAGCCTTTTTTATAGTCATTTTTTCTCAGATGATATTTGTCATAGTCGCCTGTCGGGTATTTAGTAGCTTTGAGGCGTAAATCGGGTTTGCATGAATGATTTTATGGCTGCCAGGTCGCAAATGGCGCTGTCTTTGGGCTTTCATATCGTATTTTCCTGTATTGGTATGGTGATGCCCTTTTTTATGGCGGTTGCGCACTTTTACTGGCTAAAAACAAATGATGTTGTATACAGGAATATTACCAAAGCCTGGAGTAAAGGAGTCGCCATCTTCTTTGCAACAGGAGCGGTATCAGGAACCGTGTTATCTTTTGAATTGGGATTGTTATGGCCGGAGTTTATGAAACACGCGGGGCCGATCTTCGGAATGCCTTTTTCCCTGGAAGGAACCGCCTTTTTCATCGAGGCGATCGCGTTGGGTTTCTTTTTGTATGGATGGGGCAGGTTCAACCGGTGGTTTCATTGGTTTACCGGTGTGGTAGTAGGTGTCAGCGGGTTAGTATCTGGTATACTGGTTGTGGCAGCGAATGCATGGATGAATAGTCCGGCGGGATTTGATTATGTGAATGGTCAGTATTTGAATATAGATCCGATCAGGGCGATGTTTAACGATGCGTGGTTCTCACAGGCATTGCATATGTGTATAGCGGCATTTTCGGCAACTGGCTTTGCCGTGGCAGGTATCCATGCACTGATGATCCTGAAGAAAAAGAACATCCGTTTTCATACGCAGTCGTTCCGGATCGCGGCTGTATTTGCCTGTGTGGCCGCCTTACTGCAACCGCTGAGTGGAGATATTTCTGCGAAGGACGTAGCGAAGCGGCAACCGGCAAAACTGGCAGCGATGGAGGCACATTATCATACGGAAGCGGCAGCGCCACTGATATTAGGGGGTATTCCCGATAGCGAAGCGAAGGAAGTAAAGTTTGCGATCAAGTTGCCCGGTATGCTGAGTTTTATGGTGCATAGTAATTTTCAGACACCGGTTGACGGACTGGATAAAATACCAGAAGAGGATCAGCCCCCCGTGGCTGTTACACACTATGCCTTTCAGGTGATGGTGGGACTAGGGATGGTAATGCTGCTGATAGCTGTATGCTATTTTATAGCCATTTGGAGAAAGCGGCAGTGGATGCAGCGGACCTGGTTCCTGCGGGCATTCGTACTGGCTACGCCGATGGGCTTTATTGCGGTGGAGGCGGGATGGACAGTGACAGAGGTAGGACGTCAGCCATGGATCATTAATGGTATCATGCGTACGGCCGACGCCGTGACACCGATGCCGGGTATTGCCTATTCTTTTTACATCTTTACAGCCGTGTACATATCGCTTTCCGTGATCGTTACTTTTCTGTTGTACAGGCAGATCAGGATGGTTGATAAGTTATATGATGTTTCACCGGCAGTTTAAAATTTCAGTAGCATGATTTATGTAGTGATCGCATATTTATGGGCAGCTATTCTGCTGTATATTTTATTGGGAGGCGCTGACTTTGGAGCGGGTATCATTGAGCTGTTCACTTCTGCAAAAAATAAACAATATACACGTACAACGATGTATCAGGCTATCGGGCCGGTATGGGAGGCCAATCACATGTGGCTGATCATTGCTATTGTGGTGCTGTTTGTAGGATTTCCGCAGATCTATACAACAGTATCCACCCATCTTCACATACCGCTGGTGATCATGTTGTTTGGTATCATTGCGCGGGGTACAGCATTTACCTTCCGTAACTATGACGCGGTGGTGGATAATATGCAGAAGGTCTATAACAAGATCTTTGTGTATTCAAGTTTTGTGACACCTTTCTTTCTGGGGGTGATCGCTGCCAGTGCTGTATCAGGCAAAATAGACCCCGGAGCGTCCGATTTTCTGTCAGCTTATGTATTTAGCTGGCTAA
The DNA window shown above is from Chitinophaga agri and carries:
- a CDS encoding DEAD/DEAH box helicase, coding for MTFDDLNLSRPLLNALGDLGYTTPTVIQQKVFSVVMSGQDVCGIAQTGTGKTFAYLLPCLRQFKFTKERFPQLLIIVPTRELVVQVVDAIKQLTPYMSVEVAGFYGGVNMNPQMEIAAGKLDVVVATPGRLVDIVLSGTLKLKAIKRIVIDEMDEMLNLGFRPQVERILDLLPVRRQNLLFSATITEEVEKLMETHFNLPVTVEAAPAGTPLKNISQTVYELPNFHTKVNLLELLLAKDSTMNKVLVFVATKEMANDLYEQLEAKFPEQANVIHSNKAQNHRFNTVNKFKDGTYRFIIATDIIARGLDISDVSHVISFDTPESPESYMHRIGRTGRADKQGHSILFTKLPWEQENRERIEELMNYQIPVMPLPEELEISDVLTEDEKPQVKMKNFLIKLPTREEAGPAFHEKLAKNKKVNVRVSHADKMKKKYGKPKTRGAKPKRKRK
- a CDS encoding sugar-binding domain-containing protein yields the protein MKPSAKTLLLSALCTAFAADSYSQSSWQMQPVAIQTRWAKNVTPENVLPEYPRPQMARQQWVNLNGLWQYAITAKEATTPTTFDGNILVPFAVESALSGVKKPVLPSQRLWYKRSFARPDIKEGEHVLLHFGAVDWQTKVYVNGKEAGQHTGGYQHFSFDITALLQEGDNELLVDVYDPTDQGPNPHGKQVLAPKGIRYTATTGIWQTVWLETVPATYITDLVITPDTDGGYLSLTVHTSGDTKFTIEAEASAAGKMSGAIKGPANRTLKLPLPDARLWTPENPYLYDLSIKLVKNNHVKDEVTSYFGMRKIQIKKDNAGQERIFLNNKYTYNLGVLDQGFWPDGLYTAPTDEALRFDIAAIKSMGFNTIRKHIKIEPDRWYYYADKMGMLVWQDMVTCASLEPDAKTAFEKENEANVKQLYNHPSIICWVLFNEGWYSYDQPRLTDWFHKKDPTRLINGHTGENYDKEGAPTVVNKWPGSDLADIHDYPGPGIAPAVPGKARVLGEWGGVGVPVRGHQWNAAAGWGYVKITPSEMTDKYASMVKKLHQYERDGQSGSIYTEPFDVEIEENGLITYDREVIKVPMEILRQIHAPFTPQEWSKVLLPSLVLKNADTSSIPDPHRRQFLALLEMDAEVKKTRNYKILADTLTDYLSHGGSSFSPAKIAGMARKVFEGTSDVALLNQALKWMEKAVDMERNSFTMSVYANLLYKLGNKEEALKWIDKAVMLAPVEEQAGYQSIMNKMQQDQHTWPN
- a CDS encoding MBL fold metallo-hydrolase → MKVKQFEDKPLSHYSYAILHAEAAVVILIDPARNPQPYLDFAAANYAKITAIIETHPHADFVSSHLELRLTTGADIYCSAHAAAAYQHLPFDEGQSIDLTDMTLRAINTPGHSPDSISVVLNYKGNDLAVFTGDTLFIGDCGRPDLREGNGNQQALKKDLAVKMYHSLRNKLLPLVDNVIVYPAHGAGTLCGKDLRDASQSTIGEEKQSNWSLQPMSEEDFIETLLSDQPFIPQYFPYDVALNLLGAPALEKTLAAINIIYPDASFIPDEITIDTRDAALFKAGHLPGSFNIMLDGKFETWLGAIIPPGDMFYLQAATPETLQEAMIRTAAIGYEPFIKAGLVMHAGSEKQTPFDVKYFREHLQDYTIIDVRNTPEVEKKQIFSHAINIPLPALRFRLREIPLDKPIAVHCAGGYRSAAASSILEAALPDNLAITDIGEHISEF
- a CDS encoding isoprenylcysteine carboxyl methyltransferase family protein, with the protein product MNTIITTIFFLAVIARFCSLAISGTNERKLKKMGAIEYGKKNSMFLVLAHTLYYVGAVTEGALRGAFFYDTVSYTGMAIFVISIIMLYYVIYSIRHVWTVKLIIAPVAHHRINKSPLFRLVKHPNYYLNIIPELIGYALFFHAWVTLIAGLLLYLIPLVNRIKEEEKIMKSSFTDY
- a CDS encoding cytochrome ubiquinol oxidase subunit I, translated to MNDFMAARSQMALSLGFHIVFSCIGMVMPFFMAVAHFYWLKTNDVVYRNITKAWSKGVAIFFATGAVSGTVLSFELGLLWPEFMKHAGPIFGMPFSLEGTAFFIEAIALGFFLYGWGRFNRWFHWFTGVVVGVSGLVSGILVVAANAWMNSPAGFDYVNGQYLNIDPIRAMFNDAWFSQALHMCIAAFSATGFAVAGIHALMILKKKNIRFHTQSFRIAAVFACVAALLQPLSGDISAKDVAKRQPAKLAAMEAHYHTEAAAPLILGGIPDSEAKEVKFAIKLPGMLSFMVHSNFQTPVDGLDKIPEEDQPPVAVTHYAFQVMVGLGMVMLLIAVCYFIAIWRKRQWMQRTWFLRAFVLATPMGFIAVEAGWTVTEVGRQPWIINGIMRTADAVTPMPGIAYSFYIFTAVYISLSVIVTFLLYRQIRMVDKLYDVSPAV